One Stigmatopora nigra isolate UIUO_SnigA chromosome 1, RoL_Snig_1.1, whole genome shotgun sequence DNA segment encodes these proteins:
- the fbxo3 gene encoding F-box only protein 3 has translation MAAEFRMELLPSDPLLHILSFLDLRDLIHISSTNRRLNELSKHNPLWRSLCSKHWLIKEEERLQSGHSWYELFKQYYADLGRYIKYYSVLKLAWEQLTTFLRQSCPRMIASLKEGATEADLSSIEAQIGCRLPDDYRCSYRIHNGQMLVIPGLMGSMSLSNHYRSEVLVDVETAAGGFQLRKGMRRCLPLTFCFHTGLSQYMALEHSEGRRMFESFYPCPDQTAQDPSAVDMFITGSSFLEWFTTYVNNVVTGEYPIIRDQIFRYVHDKSCVTTTGDITVSVSTSFLPELSSVHPPHFFFTYRIRIEMSSSAPPEVACQLDSRYWKITTSDGNVEEVQGPGVVGEFPVMTPGKVHEYASCTTFSTPSEYMEGHYTFHRLDSKEVFNVAIPRFQMVCPPFREPVLRTESGDYTSGFNDGDESDCGNGDEDDYNSLRGINMAALEGAWCHRHI, from the exons ATGGCTGCAGAGTTTCGGATGGAACTGCTTCCTTCAGACCCGCTCTTGCATATATTGTCCTTTCTCGACCTTCGAGACTTGATCCA CATCAGTTCCACCAACAGAAGGCTTAATGAGTTGTCCAAACACAATCCGCTATGGAGGTCACTGTGTTCCAAACACTGGCTCATCAAAGA GGAAGAGCGCCTGCAAAGCGGGCACTCGTGGTACGAACTCTTCAAGCAGTACTACGCTGACCTTGGTCGCTACATCAAGTACTATTCGGTTTTAAAACTAGCATGGGAACAGCTAACCACTTTCCTGAGGCAGAGTTGTCCGCGCATGATCGCATCGTTGAAAG AAGGTGCCACAGAGGCCGACTTGAGCAGCATCGAGGCTCAGATAGGATGTCGTCTCCCGGACGACTACCGCTGCTCGTACCGCATCCACAACGGCCAGATGCTGGTGATCCCCGG CCTAATGGGCAGCATGTCGCTGTCCAATCACTACCGCTCGGAAGTGCTGGTCGACGTGGAGACGGCGGCGGGAGGTTTCCAGCTGAGAAAAGGGATGAGACGCTGCCTTCCACTCACCTTCTGCTTCCACACGGGCCTCAGCCAATACATGGCCCTGGAACACAGTGAAGGGCGGCGCATGTTTGAGAGCTTCTACCCTTGCCCC GATCAGACTGCCCAAGACCCCTCTGCCGTAGACATGTTCATCACAG GTTCCTCCTTTTTGGAGTGGTTCACCACCTATGTCAACAATGTGGTTACGGGAGAGTACCCCATCATCCGCGATCAGATTTTCAG GTACGTGCACGATAAAAGCTGCGTGACGACCACCGGAGACATCACCGTATCCGTTTCTACCTCCTTCCTGCCTGAGCTTTCCTCAGTTCACCCACCGCACTTTTTCTTCACTTACCGTATTAG AATAGAGATGTCCAGCAGCGCGCCGCCGGAGGTGGCGTGCCAACTGGACAGCCGCTACTGGAAGATTACCACGTCTGACGGCAACGTGGAGGAAGTGCAAGGGCCGGGCGTGGTCG GAGAGTTTCCAGTTATGACGCCAGGAAAAGTACACGAATACGCCAGCTGTACGACCTTCTCCACGCCATCAGAGTACATGGAGGGACATTACACTTTCCACAGGcttg ACAGCAAAGAAGTGTTCAACGTAGCAATTCCTCGCTTCCAGATGGTCTGTCCGCCATTCCGAGAACCCGTTTTGCGAACG GAATCCGGCGACTACACGTCGGGATTCAACGACGGCGACGAGAGCGACTGCGGAAACGGCGACGAAGACGACTACAACAGTCTGAGGGGGATCAACATGGCCGCCTTGGAGGGAGCGTGGTGCCACCGGCATATCTGA
- the f2 gene encoding prothrombin: MVGPLALLLLSLLHNCLTEHVFLDGQHASEVLIRTRRANQLFEEVKPGNLERECVEEICDHEEAREVFEQPDKTRDFWGKYIDCKGTTLERTLPNVDIVRDCINGRCISGKGVKYEGDVFITKSGKRCQRWSAGFPHPIIREFNASEPDSILKENYCRNPDGREGGPWCFTQDPTVPKETCNVPICGKSFVPTTEAPELKQPTDCLRENGIDYAGDLSVTLGGHTCLAWSLPEVHKLSQNKDFLPEVRLDGNKCRNPDNDPEGPWCYVRVSENITVDYCKLDLCAEELRELDLAVESGGRERSVYGPAKKTFFNPRSFGQGETVCGERPMFEKKDKKDGRENELEESYRQQRIVGGIDAEVASAPWQVMLYKRSPQELLCGASLISDQWILTAAHCILYPPWNKHFTTNDILVRLGKHNRAKFERNVERIVAIDKIIVHPKYDWKVNLNRDIALLHMRRPINFTNEIHPVCLPSKKVAKMLMTAGYKGRVTGWGNLKESWAPSGRALPVVLQQIHLPIADQSTCRSSTTIRITDNMFCAGYSPEDTERGDACEGDSGGPFVMKHPTEKRWYQIGIVSWGEGCDRDGKYGFFTHVFRMSRWMRKVIENSEGDE; encoded by the exons ATGGTGGGACCGCTAGCTCTTTTACTTCTGTCCCTGCTGCACAACTGTCTGACAGAACATG TTTTTCTCGACGGCCAGCACGCTTCCGAAGTGCTTATCCGAACGCGACGAGCCAATCAGCTGTTTGAGGAGGTGAAACCAG GTAACCTGGAGAGGGAGTGTGTGGAGGAAATTTGTGACCACGAAGAGGCCCGAGAGGTGTTCGAACAGCCAGACAAAACA AGGGACTTCTGGGGAAAATATATAG ACTGCAAAGGAACAACGCTGGAACGAACTCTTCCCAATGTCGACATCGTGCGGGATTGTATAAACG GTCGGTGCATTTCCGGCAAAGGAGTAAAATACGAAGGAGACGTCTTCATCACAAAATCTGGTAAACGTTGTCAACGATGGAGTGCCGGCTTCCCGCATCCCATAATCAG GGAATTCAACGCTTCAGAACCAGACAGCATCCTAAAGGAGAATTACTGTCGGAACCCGGACGGCCGAGAAGGAGGACCTTGGTGCTTCACTCAGGATCCCACGGTCCCCAAAGAGACCTGCAATGTCCCCATATGTG GGAAATCCTTTGTTCCGACTACTGAGGCACCTGAACTAAAACAGCCGACTGATTGCTTAAGGGAAAATGGCATTGACTACGCTGGCGACCTGTCCGTGACCCTGGGGGGCCACACCTGCCTGGCCTGGTCCCTTCCAGAGGTTCACAAGCTTAGTCAGAACAAGGATTTTCTACCAGAAGTCCGTCTCGATGGTAACAAGTGTCGTAACCCTGACAACGACCCAGAGGGCCCATGGTGCTATGTGCGGGTGTCCGAGAATATCACTGTGGATTACTGCAAACTCGATCTATGTG CGGAAGAACTGCGTGAACTGGACTTGGCCGTTGAGTCTGGTGGCCGCGAACGCTCCGTCTATGGACCCGCCAAGAAGACGTTTTTTAATCCTCGCTCTTTTGGACAAGGAGAGACGG TGTGTGGTGAGCGGCCCATGTTTGAGAAGAAGGACAAGAAAGATGGCAGGGAAAATGAGTTAGAAGAGTCATATCGACAACAACGTATAGTTGGGGGCATTGATGCCGAAGTAGCCTCTGCTCCATG GCAGGTGATGTTATACAAACGAAGCCCTCAGGAGCTCCTGTGTGGTGCCAGCCTCATCAGCGACCAATGGATCCTCACCGCAGCTCATTGCATCCTATACCCACCCTGGAACAAACACTTCACCACCAATGACATCTTGGTGCGCCTTGGCAAGCACAACAGAGCAAA GTTTGAACGTAACGTTGAAAGGATCGTAGCCATTGATAAAATCATCGTCCACCCAAAGTATGACTGGAAGGTGAATCTGAACCGAGACATTGCACTCCTGCATATGAGGCGACCAATCAACTTCACCAACGAGATCCACCCGGTCTGCCTCCCCAGCAAAAAGGTGGCCAAAAT GCTGATGACTGCAGGATACAAAGGTCGAGTGACTGGCTGGGGAAACCTGAAGGAATCCTGGGCCCCATCAGGGAGAGCTTTACCTGTAGTTCTTCAGCAAATTCATCTGCCCATCGCAGATCAGAGTACCTGCAGAAGCTCCACCACCATCAGGATCACTGACAACATGTTCTGTGCAG GGTATAGTCCTGAAGACACAGAGCGAGGTGATGCCTGCGAGGGAGACAGCGGTGGACCTTTTGTGATGAAG CATCCGACAGAGAAACGCTGGTACCAGATTGGCATTGTATCTTGGGGTGAAGGCTGTGACCGTGATGGAAAGTATGGCTTCTTCACGCATGTTTTCAGGATGAGCAGGTGGATGAGGAAAGTTATTGAAAATTCTGAGGGTGATGAATAA
- the LOC144202481 gene encoding uncharacterized protein LOC144202481, protein MVSPQALSSLRLLVPPLRLLTAAMWEVVRQQNVKHYGILEDFVSLITEAVPQLLTDKQRSLLLLALRVKVGLYDSEPQTDQKLHQENNHANSTTSLKTRSHIGDCDSILSTLTDKASAVDKQSLLQNVFNQTFDQAFQSLLSDFLARLEQLFPVPDFKQSASWLSGAPAGLVDCLSLTDKEDLKMLLTNSSFRLGQVTSTVDCDTENILHAAWSHPLIKKLTKPEPTHLSAQVQSDSYTDMGNPALHVDVEVTVTTECEEEEEMGADQVAEADSDIGTPAESFTDPNLEADRVTDSVEIQSAPVSDQLTSDNIKSISQIPQRLAHKCPQCGKYFIYRSQVIRHLRTAKSCRSTLATTIRARQAEAHGSDEEEKEEVPSPEAPNKSRHSSRSHLCFQCDGIFATKTELITHQRSHRTHPLFRCGQCDKEFRHLSTLTNHKQTHCNSSGFVCGHCGKEFASAKERDSHRLRHRPLDLTCAVCSQTFSSQSQLLRHQQTHLAEGAEQSYRCRFCEQTFSGVTLLRIHQRSHTARSHQCDKCDKTYASLTGLQSHRASHEADSRFLCPQCGKCFKTRDGLEGHLRTHSGERPYRCLYCPKAFTALAGLNVHVRQHTGERPYVCAVCGKGWPSGGDLQKHMRVHTGERPYTCEECGKSFAISCHLNEHRRIHTGEKPFPCPECGKCLRRKFDLKKHLLSHSNNRPYPCSSCPKSYTRRTHLARHLLTHGAKDGETKVADQV, encoded by the exons ATGG TTTCCCCACAAGCCTTGTCCTCGTTGCGTCTGCTCGTGCCCCCTCTTCGTCTACTGACAGCAGCCATGTGGGAAGTAGTACGGCAGCAGAATGTCAAGCATTATGGGATTCTGGAAGATTTTGTATCTCTGATCACTGAAGCAGTTCCCCAGTTGCTGACAGATAAGCAGAGAAGCCTACTACTGCTTGCATTGCGAGTCAAA gTAGGCCTTTACGATTCTGAGCCACAGACTGACCAGAAGCTCCACCAGGAAAATAATCATGCCAACTCGACAACGTCG CTGAAAACCAGATCACACATTGGGGACTGTGATTCCATTCTTTCTACTCTCACTGACAAAGCCAGTGCGGTGGATAAACAAAGCCTTCTGCAG AATGTGTTCAACCAGACGTTTGACCAGGCTTTCCAAAGTCTCCTTTCTGACTTCCTAGCCAGGCTAGAACAGCTTTTTCCTGTCCCCGACTTCAAACAG TCTGCGTCTTGGCTCAGCGGTGCCCCTGCTGGTCTAGTTGATTGTCTCAGTCTGACTGACAAAGAGGACTTAAAAATGCTCTTGACCAATTCGAGTTTTCGGCTGGGTCAAGTTACTTCTACAG ttgatTGTGACACAGAAAATATCCTCCACGCTGCCTGGTCCCACCCCCTTATTAAAAAACTGACCAAGCCAGAGCCTACTCACCTCAGTGCTCAAGTCCAATCAGATTCCTACACGGACATGGGGAATCCCGCCTTGCACGTAGATGTGGAGGTAACTGTGACGACAGAatgcgaagaagaagaagaaatggggGCAGATCAGGTGGCTGAAGCGGACTCCGACATTGGCACCCCTGCTGAATCCTTCACGGACCCCAACCTGGAGGCAGACAG AGTGACGGACTCGGTCGAAATTCAATCAGCACCCGTGTCAGATCAACTGACTTCTGACAACATAAAAAGTATTTCTCAAATACCTCAGCGCCTGGCTCACAAATGTCCTCAGTGTGGGAAGTATTTCATCTACCGCTCTCAG GTAATTCGGCACCTGCGCACAGCCAAGTCCTGCCGTTCCACTTTAGCCACGACTATAAGAGCTCGGCAGGCTGAAGCACACGGCAGCGATgaggaggaaaaggaggaggTGCCCTCTCCGGAAGCCCCAAACAAATCACGGCACTCCAGCAGAAGCCACCTGTGTTTCCAGTGCGACGGCATCTTCGCCACCAAAACCGAGCTGATCACGCACCAGCGCAGCCACCGAACCCACCCGCTCTTTCGATGCGGTCAGTGCGACAAGGAGTTCCGCCACCTGTCCACTTTGACCAATCACAAGCAGACGCACTGCAATAGCAGCGGCTTCGTCTGCGGCCATTGCGGCAAAGAGTTTGCCTCGGCCAAGGAGCGAGATTCCCATCGCCTGCGCCACCGGCCGCTCGACCTGACCTGCGCCGTGTGCTCGCAGACGTTCAGCTCGCAGTCGCAGCTGCTACGCCATCAGCAGACGCATTTGGCCGAGGGTGCCGAGCAGAGCTATCGGTGCCGTTTCTGTGAACAGACCTTCTCAG GTGTGACTCTCCTCCGTATCCACCAGCGCTCCCACACGGCGCGCTCGCACCAATGCGACAAGTGCGACAAAACATACGCCTCGCTCACCGGCCTCCAGTCCCACCGAGCCAGTCACGAAGCCGACAGTCGCTTCCTCTGCCCCCAGTGCGGCAAATGCTTCAAGACACGGGATGGACTGGAGGGCCACCTGAGGACACACAGCGGCGAGCGGCCATACCGCTGCCTTTACTGTCCCAAAGCTTTCACCGCTCTCGCCGGCCTCAACGTGCACGTTCGGCAACACACGGGGGAGCGGCCGTACGTGTGCGCCGTTTGCGGCAAGGGTTGGCCGTCCGGAGGCGACCTGCAGAAACACATGCGGGTTCACACGGGCGAGCGTCCCTACACTTGCGAAGAGTGCGGGAAGTCCTTTGCCATCTCCTGCCACCTCAACGAGCATCGTCGCATCCATACCG GCGAGAAGCCCTTTCCCTGTCCCGAATGTGGAAAATGCCTACGAAGGAAGTTCGACCTGAAGAAGCACTTGTTGTCTCACAGCAATAATCGTCCTTATCCCTGCTCTTCCTGTCCCAAGAGCTACACTCGCAGGACGCACCTCGCCAGACACCTGCTGACACACGGGGCAAAAGACGGCGAAACAAAGGTAGCTGATCAAGTTTGA
- the LOC144204371 gene encoding uncharacterized protein LOC144204371, with translation MSTPQVTRGDSRSGVAFHLQCPLCGNFAKSHAHQLSHIAAAHPTLLDGVGMGRLGNIVMYQSVARLFHCAECFFTTGDFNKLYQHIIGEHCMDEAVAVASGGVDGEDNGSEKERKEGGIEVKEGEEEAKEEDEGGKEVDLEVEEEVEEGNGKVEEVAEPVKELNDDFENCPEKNSILEVKKEDCPSEKSVGNTNESVFLFDGETYRCLICGWWKSKLKGVSVNHATRKHSIPREFAIQRIKQEVPASISAPPPKRRSKGGVDEEEEDGLCADLLKEEMEVTAKVVRYSSNRYVCLICGWKAKMKGFAISHVVRSHDVERAYRCKDCSATFFLPSRLQQHMRAAHRPGRFTCPFCCFRSQILAGLRRHCSRCIAREEGEGITLVLGEQEAGEVVVIKEETKETRAGRKRAKRLIEEGDDEDELTF, from the exons ATGTCGACCCCCCAAGTCACTCGAGGAGATTCCCGCAGCGGCGTGGCCTTCCACCTCCAGTGTCCCCTCTGTGGCAACTTTGCAAAAAGCCACGCCCATCAGTTGTCCCACATTGCCGCCGCCCATCCCACCTTGCTGGACGGGGTAGGCATGGGTCGCTTAGGCAACATCGTGATGTACCAGAGCGTCGCTCGGCTCTTCCACTGCGCCGAGTGCTTTTTCACCACTGGCGATTTCAACAAACTCTACCAGCACATCATTGGCGAGCACTGCATGGACGAGGCGGTGGCGGTTGCGTCTGGAGGAGTTGATGGGGAGGACAATGGGAGTgagaaggaaagaaaggaaggaGGAATAGAGGTGAAAGAAGGTGAGGAGGAAGCCAAGGAAGAagatgaggggggaaaagaagTGGACTTGGAAGTAGAGGAGGAGGTAGAAGAAGGAAATGGGAAAGTAGAGGAAGTGGCTGAGCCTGTGAAAGAACTTAACGATGATTTTGAGAACTGTCCAGAAAAGAATAGCATTTTGGAGGTGAAGAAGGAAGACTGTCCCTCTGAAAAAAGTGTGGGAAACACCAACGAAAGCGTGTTTCTGTTTGACGGCGAAACGTACCGCTGTTTAATTTGCGGCTGGTGGAAAAGCAAGCTGAAAGGGGTGTCCGTCAACCATGCCACGCGAAAACACAGCATCCCCAGAGAGTTTGCCATCCAAAGGATCAAACAAGAAGTCCCCGCGTCCATCTCCGCCCCGCCACCCAAACGCCGTTCGAAAGGTGGCgtggatgaagaggaggaggacggaCTGTGTGCCGATCTTCTCAAAGAGGAAATGGAGGTGACCGCTAAAGTGGTCCGGTATAGCTCGAACCGCTACGTCTGTCTGATATGCGGCTGGAAGGCCAAAATGAAAG GTTTCGCCATCAGCCACGTGGTACGAAGTCACGACGTGGAGCGGGCGTACCGCTGCAAAGACTGCAGCGCAACTTTCTTCCTACCCAGCCGGCTCCAGCAGCACATGCGGGCGGCTCACCGGCCGGGGCGCTTCACTTGCCCCTTCTGCTGCTTCAGGTCGCAAATCCTGGCCGGCCTCCGGCGCCACTGCAGCCGCTGCATCGCCCGGGAAGAAGGGGAAGGGATTACGTTGGTGTTGGGCGAGCAGGAAGCAGGGGAGGTGGTCGTCATCAAGGAGGAGACCAAGGAGACCCGAGCTGGCAGGAAAAGAGCCAAGAGGCTGATTGAAGAAggagatgatgaagatgagctCACCTTCTAA
- the LOC144203938 gene encoding uncharacterized protein LOC144203938, whose product MDSEEEGDVFSEKQNPVIAEGEEEEEEEDEEEDAKIFNAWMQRYRGGEHQKTKDEEQDEEGEEGETQSGTNLESAGRLQTKRRSSLPCLSTPSNVQLARLHSSTRAPVTAKTLLRRSSSRRLLPSQQEGNATERRTSLIPPIPEAVTPEKKGQFRRRNVMSLSDADSMCLICHNDLKQGLGGIRELQCMHTFHRECIEEWLWRKQSCPTCHVQVLTPQQAAYWSSTRVIVP is encoded by the exons ATGGATTCCGAAGAAGAAGGCGATGTCTTTTCCGAAAAGCAGAACCCTGTGATTGCAgagggagaagaagaggaggaagaggaggacgaagaggaggatGCCAAGATTTTCAATGCCTGGATGCAGCGGTACAGAGGTGGCGAGCATCAGAAAACAAAAGATGAGGAGCAAGATgaggaaggagaagaaggagaaacACAGAGCGGAACCAACCTAGAGTCGGCAGGGCGGCTTCAAACAAAGCGCAGATCGTCGTTGCCGTGTCTG TCGACTCCATCAAACGTGCAGCTGGCTCGTCTCCACTCGTCCACCCGAGCTCCGGTGACCGCCAAGACTCTACTGCGGCGTTCCTCTTCTCGCCGCCTGCTACCTTCGCAGCAGGAGGGCAACGCCACCGAGCGTCGAACCTCTCTCATTCCCCCCATCCCCGAGGCCGTTACGCCTGAGAAAAAGGGTCAGTTTAGGAGGCGCAATGTTATGTCTCTG AGTGATGCAGACAGCATGTGTCTAATTTGCCACAACGACCTAAAACAAGGATTGGGTGGAATCCGAGAGCTGCAGTGTATGCACACCTTCCACCGAGAG TGTATCGAGGAATGGTTATGGAGGAAGCAGTCGTGTCCTACATGTCACGTCCAAGTGCTCACGCCACAACAGGCTGCTTATTGGAGCTCCACCAGAGTAATAGTACCTTGA